The nucleotide window GAGCGCCTCCGCGAGGTCCACCCCGGCCGAGGCGTCCGACGACCCCGCCTTCACGCGGTGGTGGCCCGGCATCGTCGCGGTCGCGGTCCGGCGCGCGTCGTCGAGCCCGAACCGGCTCTCGCGGCCGAACCAGACCCAGATGCCGGCGTTCGGTGCGGCGGTCGGCGCGTCGCGGAGCCGGGACCGGTCGTCGAGGACGCCCAGCCCCTCCCCGTCGGTCTCGTCGTCGCCCACGCCTTCGCCGCCGGCCGCCCCGTTCCCCTCCCCGGGTCCGGTCGCCGCGCGCAGCGCCTCCGCGGCGTCGACCGCCGCGTCGAGTCCGGCGGTCAGCGCCTCCGTGTCGGCGTCGACGGCCGGGGGCTGCCACACCGCCCGCCAACCAGCCGGCGGTTCGAGGTCGAGCAGGTCGAGCATCCCCGACAGCTCCCGGGCGGCCTCCTCGTTCCGCACGTCGACCCGCGTCCCCGACCCCGGTTCGAGCGCGACGAGGTCGCCGCCGACCCGGAGCTCCCCCGACAGCTCGGGGCGGCGGTCGGTCCACGGTGCCGCCGACGCGCGCACCTGAACGCGGACGGGGTCGTCCGTCTCCACGCGGGCGTCGACGTCGCCGTACGGGAGGTAGCCCTCTTGGGTCCCCGCGGGCGCGCCCGCCCCTTCGACCTCGTCGCCGACGCGGAGCCGGACCACCGCGCCGCCGCCGAGCGTCTCCGTCACCTCGCCGTCGAGGACGGTCCCGGGCGGAGTCAGGTCCGGCCACGCGAGCGCGTCGCGGCCCGCGTCGGTCATCAGGTCCCGGACCGCCTCGACCGCGTCCGGACCGCCGCTCGCGCCGACGCCCTGTCGGTCCGCGCTCGTCTCGACCCGGACCTCGGGCGGGTCGGTTCCGAACGCGGCGTCGAACCGCCGCCGGATCGGCGGCGAGGCGTCGACCACCTCGTGGCCCGCGTCGAGCAGGCGCGCGGTGAGCGCCGTCGAGTAGATGCCGCGGACCCGGACCCGCGACATCGTCACAGCGCCTCGCGATCGCGCGCGAACCGCACTCGGTCGTTCACTGTGTCGCCGAGCGCGAGTTCGACGAGAACGGGCTCGGCGTTATCGTCTTCGCGGAGTACTCGCCCACCCTCCACCGGGACGCCCCAGCCGTCGAGCGAGAGGTAGCCCCGGAGGTCGCTCCCATGGGTGAACAGGTCGACGTCGGCGGTCGGGTGTTCCTGGATGTCGGTCGCGCTGTGGGCCATCTCCATGTCCGAGTACACCGGTCCGTCGCCCGCGAAGAAGTCGGTCAGCGCCTCGGCGTCCGCCGCGACCAACTCCGCGACGCGGTCCGAGACCGCGGCGATCTCGTCGGTCTCCAGCCCGGCCTCGCGGAGTGCGCGCTGGGTCCGCTGGTCGAAGTGCATACTCCGGCGTTCGGGTGCCGCGGTTTCAACTCTGTCGGCTCCGCTGAACTCCGGTTTTCGGATATGCCCGTCTGTGAAACGGCCGGTCGCTGGAAACTGCCAACTATACGGAACGTACAATATATCTGTGTTTCCTAGATATCAAACTCACGTAATTCCGAATGTCAATGGCAATGAGACGTGGTTGAACGCTTATCATTGAGGGGAAAGTTACTCCGGTAGATGACAGTGGTTCCAACGGAGTGGAGTGAGCCGGATTCTCGGCTAGGCGTCTACTATGAACTCCTCTGGATAGGGCTGGCAATTCTCGGCTTCGGTGCGGTCGCGTACTGGGAACCGTTCTCAATCACTGTCTCGATCACGCCACAACGACTTGCCGGCGCGACAACCCTCGGAGTGGCTCTCGGAATCGCTGTGACGTACGGCTCATTTGTGAGCGAGCGGTCCCAACGACTCTGGGAAAATTCCCGCATTCGGTTCGCTGGCCTGTTCATATTCGTCATGGGTGTCCAACTTGGACTCAATGTTGCCCCCACGTGGACGGTACTTACGATGCTAGCGCTACTTTTCACACTCATACCGCTTCGCGTCGCCATCTACTTTCGTATGCGGTAAGCCCTACAGCTAATCGCAAGTGGCTCGCCCGTAGTTAGCAGTTGATCGCCGCATCGAGGAGGGGTCGGAACGTCTCCGGCTCGATGGAGTACAACTGTCGATAAGTAGGGTTGCGAACACACCGTTACAGATCATGTTTTGAGGGATCACAAAGTGCGATACGCGCCTCTTCGGCGGAGACGGTGAATATCACGACGTCCAAGCCGTGTTCAGTGGCGATATTGCGTATCCTTTCGGGGGCGTTTTCTGGAGCAGCATCCACGGTACCACCGTTCCACGATAACGCGTCGAGAATTCGTATCCAAAGTGTCTGATTCTCGTGTTTCAATCCTCCCTCGCGTGGGATTTTACCGGATACCCACTCACCGGACAGCCCCGACACAGCCGTATCGCCGCTATCGAACTTGAATCCAGAATAGCCCGCCTCTTCGAGTTCCTGTATCACGCGCTCCCAGTCCGTCATTAACCGTCCAATCGAACAATACGGGGATAAATATGTAGTCCATACTGAACGAGACGTACTTTACCGGTATTCCCCGCCAGCGAGTCAACCCTTATCACCGGGACCACTCTGCCGTCGCTGGAGGTCTGCGGATCCGGCCGCTCGCCTCGCGTTCCCCGAGTCCGACCCTCCCGTCGGCAATCGATTAAGTCACCGGGGGATCTAACGGGACCCATGCCAGCAGACGAGGACCCGATCGCGTCCCGGGCCGACGACGACCGCGACCTCTACGACGTCGCGACGTGGGAGGAGCGGACCTCCCTCGACGGGCTGTCGGTCGCGCTCCACTGGTTCGTCACCCGGTCGGCGAAGGCCGCGGTCGTGCTCGTCGCACTCGTCGGACTCCTCGCGATCCTCGGCTCGTTCGGGATCGGGCTGCTCTTTGACCCCGCGATCGCGATCCTCCTCGGGCTCTCCGTGATCCCCGCGCTCGGCTTGGCCGCGTACGTGTACGTCTCCGACGTGACGACCGCGGAGCCGCTGTCGCTGCTCGTCGCCACGTTCCTGTTGTCGATCCTGACCGCGACGTTCGCCGCGGTCCTCAACAGCGAGCTTCAGCCCTTCTTCCGCCCGCTCGGCTTCCCGGGACTCGTGCTCTTTTTTTTCCTGATCGTCGGGCCGGTCGAGGAGTCCGTGAAGCTGCTCGCGGTGCGGCTGTACGCGTACACCGACGCCCGGTTCGACGCCGTCATCGACGGGGCCGTCTACGGTGCCATCGCCGGCCTCGGCTTCGTCGTCATCGAGAACCTCGTGTACATCGCCCAGAACGTCGACCTCGGGGAGCTGACGGTCGGGATCGCGGCGCTCGGCGCGGGCGACGGCATCGCCGCGCTCCGGGCGCTCGCCGGACCGGGCCACGTGATCTACTCGGCGTTCGCGGGCTACTACCTCGGGCTGGCGAAGTTCAACCCCGGGAACCGCGGCCCAATCGTCGTGAAGGGGCTCGTGCTTGCGGCCGCGATCCACGGGCTGTACAATACCCTCGTCGGCCCGGTGACGGGGATCGCCTCGGGGCTGTTCGGCGTCCCGCAGGTGCTCGCGCTGTTCGGGTTCGTCCTCGTCTTCCAGGGCGCGTTCGGCTACGTCCTCCTCCGGAAGATCCGGCGCTACCGCGACGCGTACCTCGACACGCGCGACGCGGTCGACCCCGACGTCGAGCCGGAGCTGGACGAGTTCGAGCAGTAGCCGAGCCACCGCACCCTCCGCCCCTCCCGTCAGGGCGGACTCTCGACCCGCGAGCGGTCGCCGGTCCCGCCCGTCAGCGCGCTCGCGAGCGCTCCCTTCACCACCACCTCGTCGCCGAGGTCGGTGAGCCGCACCTCCGGGACGTTGATGAACACCATCTCCGGGAGCTTCTCGCGGATCGGATCGAGGACGCGCTCGGGGTTGTTGAGCGCCACCGCGCCGCCGATCGTCACGACCAGCGGGGCGTACGCGTGGATGACGTTGGCGATGCCCATGGCGTTCCAGTGGGCGACCTGATCGATCACGTGGTCGGCGAAGGTGTCCTCGTCCGCCGCCTCGAACACGTCGACCGCGGAGAAGTCGGGGTCCTCGACCGGGAGGCTCGTCTCGATCGGGTCCTCCTCGTACAGCTCGCGGGCGTAGTGCGGGATGTTGTTGCCCGAGCAGTACCCCTCCCAGTGGCCGTCGAGCCCGCAGCCGCAGGTCATGAACCCGTGCGGGTCGACGGTCATGTGGCCGACCTCGCCGGCGTTGCCGTCCCACCCCGAGAGCACGTTGCCGTCGACGGCGACCCCCGCGCCGATCCCCGAGGAGATGGTGAGATACACCATGTCGTCGGGATTGCGCTCGGAGTGGAACCGCTCGCCGATGACGCCCGCGATGGTGTCGTTGTGGAGGTACACCTCGTCGGTGTCGAGCAGCCGGCCGACCGGGCCGACGAGCGGGATGCGCTCGACGGTGTCCGGGAGGTTCGCCGGTCCCTGAACGACCCCCTCCGCTAAGTCGAGCGGGCCGATCGAGCCGATCCCGGCCGCGACCGGCTCGCTCGGCGCGATCCCCGCCTCCGTACAGGCCCCTCGGATCACCTCCAAGACGGCCTCCGTGACGGCGATGCCGTTCGGCCCCCGCGGAGTGGCCCGCGACGCGGAACCGAGGATCGCCGCGGTCTCGTCGCCGACGACCGCTCGGACGTTCGTCGCCCCGAGATCGACGCCCACGTAGTACATCGGGTGTAAGCGCGGACCCGTCTCACTTAAGCGGGACGCTTCGCGCGGTCGAGCGAGGGTAAAGAACTAGATCGCTTCCGCGAAACCGCCTTACGACGCGGTCTCGCGGACGAACGTCACCGGACACGGGGCCGACAGCATGACCTCCTGTGCGACGCTGCCGAAGACGGCCTTCCCGGTCGGGGAGCGCCGTCGTCCGCCGACGAAAACGCGGTCGGCTCCGAGACTGTCGGCGGTCTCGATGACCTCGTCGGCGAGGTCGCCGACCGCGCCACGGACCGAGTGCCGCACGCCCGCCTCCGAGAGCGCCTTCGAGAGCGCGCGAGTCGTCGCGTGCCGCTCCGCGACGGCGTCGGGCGTCGAGCCTTCGCTCCCCCGTTCGACGCCCAGTTTCTCCCGGATCCCGTCGAACTCCGACTCGTCGAACACGTGGGTCAACACGACCTCGGCGTCCGCCGGCTCCGCGACCGCGATTATCTCGTTCGCGAGCCGTTTCGCGCGCTTCTCGTCCTCGGTACCAACCGCCAGTACGACTGTCTCGATGCTCATACATGCCTTTCGTCTCCTCGTGACTTAAAAACATCGGAATTTTAACTCAAATCCGAATAAACATTTAGTCGATCGATCCTGACAGTCCGGCGCTGCCGACGCCGTCACCTTTGACCGATTCCGGTCGGACGGACGCATCGCTGTCGAAGCGAAACTCTGTCTCGGCAGTCGGCGACGAGCGTGACCGCGGGGAACCGTTCAGTAACAGGCGCGTCGAGAACCGTTCAGTAGTCGGGGGCGTCGTCCTCGACTTCGCGCTTCAGCGAGTCGCGGCGGGACTTCGCGTCGCGACCGGTCGCCTCCAGCAAGAACTCGTTTTTCGCGTCGACGGCGTCGGCGGCGGCGTCGGCGTCCCCGTCGGCGATGACCTCCTCCGCGGGCCGCTCCTCGAAGTGGACCGCCAGCTTGTCCTTCTTGCCCCCGTACTCGGCGGCCCCCGCGACGATCCGCTTGAACACCGGGTTGTCGGGGTCCCCGACGACGTACAGTTCGTGGCCGTCGTACTCCTCGGTGCCGGTGACCTCGCCGAAGTACTCCTCGATGGACCCCTTCAGGTCCGGCATTCGGTCGTCCAGATGCTCGCCGCGGCGCATCTTGTACTGCTTCATGCCGCGACCGTTCGACAGGCCGGCGTAAACCAGTTTCGTCACGCCCGTTCGGGGGGTTCGGCCGCCGACGCGCCCCTTTTATCACGACTACCGTCGTCGTCGCTCGACTACCGCGGGCGTTCGTCGACGTACCCGCGCTTACACTCGGGACAGATGTCGCCCGCGCGCATGGAGTTCCCGTCTGCTGCCCGAACCATGCCGCATTCCGGGCAGTAGTACTCTGTCGGCTCGTCCCCGCCAGCGGTCTCCAGATCCGGGCTCTCGCCGCGGGTGATCCCGGTTCCGCCCTCGCCGCCGGCGTCGAACGAGACCGCCTCCGCGTCGTCGGGGGACTCGACGTACTCCGTCTCCGCCGACCTCGCCGACTCCGCGTCCCCTTCCACCGCCTCAGGCGCGAGTCCCCCGCCGAACTCGACGTCGGCCTCTCTGCCTTCGCCGACCTCCGCGCTGAACCCCTCGTCTTCGCCCCCGTGATCCGGCCAGGCGGTCTGGTCGTCCCCCTCGGCGTCCTCCTCGTCGACCGACGGCCACGCCCCCCGTTCACGGTCATCGAGCGACTCCTCCTCCTCGTCGAGGATCACGCCGTCGTCGGTCTCCGCGTCCGATTCGTCGGTCGACGCGGACTCCGGACCGGCGTCGGCCGCGGCCGAGCCGCCGGCTTCCGCTCCCTCGCCCGCGTCCAGCAGCTCCGCCTCCTCCTCTGCCCGGTCCGGTCCCCGCGACGGCTCCGACTCGTTCGCGGGGTCCGACCGGTCGGGCGCGCCCGTCGGCGCGT belongs to Halorubrum sp. DM2 and includes:
- a CDS encoding DUF402 domain-containing protein, which produces MSRVRVRGIYSTALTARLLDAGHEVVDASPPIRRRFDAAFGTDPPEVRVETSADRQGVGASGGPDAVEAVRDLMTDAGRDALAWPDLTPPGTVLDGEVTETLGGGAVVRLRVGDEVEGAGAPAGTQEGYLPYGDVDARVETDDPVRVQVRASAAPWTDRRPELSGELRVGGDLVALEPGSGTRVDVRNEEAARELSGMLDLLDLEPPAGWRAVWQPPAVDADTEALTAGLDAAVDAAEALRAATGPGEGNGAAGGEGVGDDETDGEGLGVLDDRSRLRDAPTAAPNAGIWVWFGRESRFGLDDARRTATATMPGHHRVKAGSSDASAGVDLAEALCEPDPDAAFPFAVVSDAFGPREGDALRIDHGKPDGRLITLGEGTVTEVDADGGVTVEREMTGGGTYDGLGVDREAGDVAETSLKEGRWWYPTTYRGRDGTVRGTYVNVCTPVEVFPDAARYVDLHVDVVKRPDGSVERVDDDALDESVAAGYTPEPLAEKARSVASALENAL
- a CDS encoding PrsW family glutamic-type intramembrane protease; the encoded protein is MPADEDPIASRADDDRDLYDVATWEERTSLDGLSVALHWFVTRSAKAAVVLVALVGLLAILGSFGIGLLFDPAIAILLGLSVIPALGLAAYVYVSDVTTAEPLSLLVATFLLSILTATFAAVLNSELQPFFRPLGFPGLVLFFFLIVGPVEESVKLLAVRLYAYTDARFDAVIDGAVYGAIAGLGFVVIENLVYIAQNVDLGELTVGIAALGAGDGIAALRALAGPGHVIYSAFAGYYLGLAKFNPGNRGPIVVKGLVLAAAIHGLYNTLVGPVTGIASGLFGVPQVLALFGFVLVFQGAFGYVLLRKIRRYRDAYLDTRDAVDPDVEPELDEFEQ
- a CDS encoding ROK family protein produces the protein MYYVGVDLGATNVRAVVGDETAAILGSASRATPRGPNGIAVTEAVLEVIRGACTEAGIAPSEPVAAGIGSIGPLDLAEGVVQGPANLPDTVERIPLVGPVGRLLDTDEVYLHNDTIAGVIGERFHSERNPDDMVYLTISSGIGAGVAVDGNVLSGWDGNAGEVGHMTVDPHGFMTCGCGLDGHWEGYCSGNNIPHYARELYEEDPIETSLPVEDPDFSAVDVFEAADEDTFADHVIDQVAHWNAMGIANVIHAYAPLVVTIGGAVALNNPERVLDPIREKLPEMVFINVPEVRLTDLGDEVVVKGALASALTGGTGDRSRVESPP
- a CDS encoding universal stress protein; amino-acid sequence: MSIETVVLAVGTEDEKRAKRLANEIIAVAEPADAEVVLTHVFDESEFDGIREKLGVERGSEGSTPDAVAERHATTRALSKALSEAGVRHSVRGAVGDLADEVIETADSLGADRVFVGGRRRSPTGKAVFGSVAQEVMLSAPCPVTFVRETAS
- a CDS encoding DUF5611 family protein, translating into MKQYKMRRGEHLDDRMPDLKGSIEEYFGEVTGTEEYDGHELYVVGDPDNPVFKRIVAGAAEYGGKKDKLAVHFEERPAEEVIADGDADAAADAVDAKNEFLLEATGRDAKSRRDSLKREVEDDAPDY